One window of Marmota flaviventris isolate mMarFla1 chromosome 5, mMarFla1.hap1, whole genome shotgun sequence genomic DNA carries:
- the LOC139705823 gene encoding zinc finger protein 84-like translates to MTPQDTQEYSTEKGIKHIFHNVISGKYRSCNLDCLQQEKIWKTTSESEHQKSYKNSDLVHNQRIYTGENPYKYKQCGKAFSKKIGLIYHRRTHIREKPYKCKECGKAFSQKVGLTCHRRIHTGEKPYKCKECGKAFSQKSNLSDHSRTHTGEKPYKCKECGKAFSQKSHLIRHSRTHTGEKPYECKECGKAFSQKPDLLRHSRTHTGEKPYKCKECGKAFSKKTNLIGHRRTHTGEKPYKCEECGKAFSQKPDLFTHRRTHTGEKPYKCKECGKAFSKISHLIRHRRTHTGEKPYKCKECGKAFSTKTHLISHRRTHTGEKPYKCKECGKAFSQKVGLTCHRRTHTGEKPYKCKECGKSYREKSHLIGHRRTHTGEKPYKCKECGKAFSQKSNLIAHRRTHTGEKPYKCKECGKAFSRKSHLIRHSRIHTGEKLYKCKECGKAFSQKPELFRHSRTHTGEKPYKCNECGKAYSQKSHLICHR, encoded by the coding sequence atgactcctcaAGATACTCAAGAATATTCAACAGAAAAgggcataaaacatatatttcacaatGTGATAAGtggaaaatatagaagttgtAATCTTGACTGTTTACAAcaagagaaaatatggaaaactacaagtgagagtgaacaccagaaatcatataaaaattcagACCTTGTTCACAatcagagaatttatactggagagaacccctacaaatataaacaatgtggcaaagcttttagtaaaaaaataggtcttatttaccacagaagaaccCACATtagagagaagccctacaaatgtaaagagtgtggaaaagctttcagtcaaaaagtaGGCCTTACTTGCCAcaggagaattcacactggagaaaagccctacaaatgtaaagaatgtggcaaagctttcagtcaaaaatcaaaccttagtgaccacagcagaactcacactggagagaagccgtacaaatgtaaagaatgtggcaaagctttcagtcaaaaatcacaccttattcgccacagcagaacacacactggagagaagccctacgaatgtaaagaatgtggcaaagcttttagtcaaaAACCAGACCTTTTAAggcacagcagaactcacactggagagaagccctacaaatgtaaagaatgtggcaaagctttcagtaaaaaaacaaaccttattggccacaggagaactcacactggagagaagccatacaaatgtgaagaatgtggcaaagcttttagtcaaaAACCAGACCTTTTTAcgcacaggagaactcacactggagaaaagccctacaaatgtaaagaatgtggcaaagctttcagtaaaatatcacaccttattcgccacaggagaactcacactggagagaagccctacaaatgtaaagaatgtggcaaagctttcagtacaAAAACACACCTTATtagccacagaagaactcacactggagagaagccctacaaatgtaaagaatgtggaaaagctttcagtcaaaaagtaGGCCTTacttgccacagaagaactcacactggagagaagccctacaaatgtaaagaatgtggaaaatctTACCGTGAAAAATCGCACCTTATtggccacaggagaactcacacaggagaaaagccctacaaatgtaaagaatgtggcaaagctttcagtcaaaagtCAAACCTTATTgcccacaggagaactcacactggagagaagccctacaaatgtaaagaatgtggcaaagcttttagtcgaaaatcacaccttattcgccacagcagaatacacactggagagaagctctacaaatgtaaagaatgtggcaaagcttttagtcaaaAACCAGAACTTTTTAggcacagcagaactcacactggagagaagccctacaaatgtaatgaatgtggaaaagcttaCAGTCagaaatcacaccttatttgccacaggtgA